The Ignicoccus hospitalis KIN4/I genome includes the window AATATCCGGAGCACGTCCACTACCATCACCTCAGAACCCGAACTCCGCTTGGAAGCTGGCCTCCTCGGCGCCGGAGGTGATAACGGTTAAACCTATGCTGCTGCTCGCCACCGCCACCAAGAACGGGTCCGTAAAGCACATGGGCTTCAACGCATTGGAGCTCCCCCTGGCAGCCGCAGCGGCGAAGGCGGGGAGGTCGTTGAGCACATCTTCCAAGTTAACGTAGATGGGCGAGGAGCAGACCCCCTCTACGCCGTTAACTATAGTTTTCAGCTCTATGGCGTCGGGGACCTTCTGGAAGTCCCTTACGTCGCACATGTTAATGAGGTCTACAGTCTTCCCCTCTAAAGTTATTTTCGGCTCGCCCCCGCTCTCGACCTCGGCGTTTTCGTACGCGTTTATCGCCATCTTAGCAGCCTCCGCAGCTATCGCGGACAAGTAGGAGGGCCCCCTCAAGGGCTTGGGGGTGGGGAGCTTGGTCTGGACCTCGACCACGCCCATGTAGTCCGGGCTCTCCACGTCCAAGAATATGGCTATGGTAAAGTCAGACAAGTTCTTGACGTATATCGCGGCGCTCACGTCCATCCCCAGGAGGTTTATGGTCCTCCACATGTCCCTCGCTCCGGTGCAGCCGGTGCCGTCCTTCTTCACGAAGCCCACTCGGCGCGTGAATATCTGGGCGCTCAAAATCGGGCCCCGAGGTGCGTTGCTCTTAAGATATATTTACGGTTAGTTCTCAAGACTTATTACCCCTTGGATCCCTACCTCCCCTCAGCTGGGTGGTGCTGGATTGAGCGTCACGTTTTGTCCCAAGTGTAAGGCACTGATGCAAGTGGTCAGAAAGGACGGTAAGGTGGTACTCAAGTGTCCTAGGTGCGGCTACGAGGTGGAGGTGAAGAAGCCCGCCAGGATAGTGAGGGCCGTGGAAAAGGACAAGCACATAATAACAACTTCCAAAGTAGTGAAGGCCGAGGAGAGGAGGACCCTGACGGAAGAAGAGAAAGAGATGCTGCAAGACTACTACAGAGACATCTTCCTGGAGAACTTCGGCGGGGAGTGAGTTTTTGCTTCCTCCCCGAAGGGGTTAGGGGAGCTAGAGATGAACCCCCTCGCCGCGTTGTTAGCCTTCATACTTACCGTAATGTTCCTGGAGAGCGGCCACTTCGAAATACTATTGGTCCTCCTCATAGCTATCGGGGCCTTGCCCCCCGAGCACGCGGCCGCGCTGGCGAGGAGGCTCGGCAAGCTGTATTACGAAGTTAACAAGGCTCTGGACTCCTTAACTAAGGGCGGGCCGGCGGAGTGGCTGGGTAAGGTGGGCTATTGGAGGGCCAAGAGGGCGGCCGGCGCACTAAAAGGGAGCCCTTATGAGGTCCTAAAGGAGACCAAGAGGCCTTGAAGCCCCTATACGTACACTTGTTGAGGAAGGACACTAAGTACAGCGCGTATTCGGTAGTGGCGATAGTGGAGAGCTCCGGCTTTGAGGCTACCTTGGTCAAGGACCCGGCCCAAGCGCTGGAGCTAGCTAAGAAGAGGCCAGTGGTCTTCGGGGTTTCTCTCATGACCACCGACCTCCTCGACGAGAACCTCTTAAGGTGGATCAAGGCGCTGAAGGGGAAGGCCTTCTTGGTGGCCGGGGGGCCCCACGCGACTGGGGACCCTTGGGGCACCTTGAACTTGGGCTTCGACGCGGCCGTCCACGGGGAGGCGGAGGAGACCTTACCGGAGCTGCTGAGGGCCCTCGAGGAGGGCTCGGACTGGAGGAGGGTTAAAGGGGTATACAGCGACGAGGGCTTCTCCGGCCCCAGGGGGTTGGCGGACCTAGACCGCTACCCCCCGTGGCCTCACTGGAGGGGGCTGGTCGGGCCGATAGAGATAACTAGGGGCTGTCCCTTCGCTTGTTCCTATTGTCAAACTACCTTTATGTTCAAAGCTTTTGTAAGGCATCGATCTATAGAAAACGTAATCAAGTATGCCTCAATAATGAGGGATATGGGACTGAAGGACATGAGGTTCATAACGCCTAACGCTCTCTCCTACGGAGGGGACGGCAGGAGGCCTAACTTGGAGGCGGTGGAGGAGCTCTTAGCGAGGCTAAAGAAGCTGGGCGTGAGGACCTTCTTCGGCTCCTTCCCGAGCGAGGTGAGGCCGGAGTTCGTAAACGAGGAGAGCATAAAGATCTTGAAGAAGTACGTCAGCAACAAGAGGCTGGTCATAGGTGCCCAGAGCGCCTCCGACGCGGTCCTCAAGAGGATCCACAGGGGGCACGCTTGGGAGGACGTGGTAAACGCGGTGGAGGTGAGCGTCAAACACGGCTTCGTCCCGGAGGTGGACTTCATACTCGGGCTTCCGGGGGAGAGCGAGGAGGACATGATGGAGACCTTGAGGGGGATGAGGAAGTTAGCTTCCATGGGCGCTAGGGCACACTTGCACTACTTCATGCCCCTCCCCGGGACCCCCCTCGCGTACGCCGACCCGACCCCGCTCCCGGAGAGGGTGCGGAAGGAGGTCGCCAAGCTCGTGGGCGAGGGCAAGGGCTGGGGGCAGTGGTTAAAGCAAGAGGAGGTCTCTTGGAAGATAGTGGAGCTCCGTAGGAAGGGGGTGATCCTCCCCAAGAGGAGGGCACTCATTTCCTCCCCCGGCCTTCCAGCGAGGGGCTGAGGGCTGCTGCTGGACCACAAGAGGCTCAAGGTGGAGGGAGGCAAGTACTTGGAGGTCACCGGGCCGGCAGCGGTGAGGTTAGTAAGGGGCAGCGCGGTCCTAATGGGGAAGACGTTAGAGGAGAACGACGTCATAGTGGTTCCCCAGTGGAGGACTTACGCGTTCAAGGCTATAAAGGACTCCGAGCTGGACGTTTCAATTACATCGACGACGAAGGTAGAAATTAAGGACAAGAACGTTATGGACGAGTGGGTAAAGGGGCTCTCGAAGATCGTGGGAGCGAAGAGGGTTGTGATACTGGGCCCCACGGACTCCGGGAAGAGCAGCGCGACTGCAACCTTAGTTAACATGAATTTGAACGAGGGCTACGAGGTCAGCGTGGTGGACAGCGACGTTGGCCAGAGCAACTTGTGCTTCCCCACTATGGTGTGCAAGGCGAAGGTCAAGGGTTACGTCTTCACGTTGAGCGACTTGGAGGCCGAGGAGCAACGCTTTACCGGCACCATAACCCCGGCGGTGGAGAAGAGCCGGATAATCTCCTCCGTCTCTTCCCTCTCCAAGGGGAGGGTAATAGTTGACACCGACGGGTGGGTGGACGGCTTCGAGGCCGGCTGCTACAAGCACGAGCTCCTCCGGGCGGTCTCGCCGGAGGTCGTTGTTTACATGGGTAAGGCCCCCTGGTGGGCCAAGGGCCCTTGGGAGCTGGTGGAGCTTCCCCCCTCCACGGGCAAGGAGAGGAGTAGGAACGACAGGAGGAGCATAAGGAAAAATAAGTACAGGAAGGCCCTAGAGGGGTGCAAGACTAAGGACATAGACCTAACTAAGGTTAACGCACTCATGTCCGTTATATTCAACAACCCGTGGGGCGACGAGGTCCTTAAGGAGGGCGTGAAGGAGCTCATAGGGGTCAAGCCGTTATTGGTGGTGCCTTGGGGCAACAAGGTAGTCGCCGTAATAAAGAGGGGCTTGAAGTACAAGAAAGTACCGAACGTCGAGGTGCTGGAGGAGGGCGAGGAGAGGGGGCTGTTGGTAGGCTTGGGGGACGGCTCCGGCAACGAGCGGCTGGGCGTCGTGGTGAAGATAGACCACTTGAAGAAAGTTATGAAAGTAAAGACTTGTATGGAGGAAGAGCCCCTTTACGTTATATTCGGGAGGGTCAAGCTCGAAGAGGACTACAGCGACAAGGTTGTAAAAAAGCCCTTTTAGCTACACTTGACGCAGTAAGGCCCGTTGACCAGCACGTGCCAGTTCGCCTTGTTTATCATTATTATGCTCGTGCCGTTCAGTTCGCTGGGCTTGGTCAAAGAGCTCCAAGTCAGTATAGCATCAACGTTCTTAGAGGTGTTGTTTGCGTAGCTCCTCATGATCACTATCAGCGGAGGTACCGCGCCGTAGTCGTCGTTGCTCAGCCCTATCACGAAGGACTTCACGTCGTCAACCTTCGTCGTCATGTTGTTGAACGTAATCAAGTAGTCGTCAGTCAGCGAGACGGCCAGCGTCAAGTTGTTATAGTAGTTAGTGACGTTCGTTGATAAGAGCTCTGCGGTCTTGTTGAACGCTACCGCGTTCCACTTGTCCGCGCTGCTGACCGGCAAGTTGAGCTTGGCCGCGAAGACTGTCGGCAAGCCGGAGGTGGAGTTGTGCCAAGCTAGTTCGCCGTTCCAGAAAGCCGCCACCGTTACGTTGGTCATGAAGTCAGTGTAGTTGTAGAACGGATTCTTGGTGGTGGCGTAGGAGCCGTACTCGTTCAGCTGCAATGACGTCAAGTTGCCCAGCACGTCCACTTGGAGGGTGGCGTTGTAGGGCCCGGTGACATTGATTACCGCGTATCCCTTGCTCTTGACGTATACGATTGGCGCGTCCACCTTCGGAGAGTACACGTCTGGCACTTCCACGGTTACGTAGTCGTCCAGCGGTATCTTCGGTAAAGTCCTCACGAACATGTAGTAGTAAACCCTGTCGTCCGTGCCAAGCTTGCTTACGGTTGTAGCGTTGTTCCTGTCAGCGTAGCTGAAGCCTATGTACTTCACTTGGTCAGGCAACAGCTGGCTATACTCGACTTTCAGCTTGTATGCCGAAAGGTCGAGCGTGCCGTAGTAGAACAGCTCGCCCAGGGGACCGTTCTCGTGTATGTTGAAGTACACAGCCGGCGTGCTGAGGTCATACTTCACCACGTTGTAGTATACCTTGTCCGGGGAGCTGAGCTTGTATGCCGGCTCGCTGGCGTACTCTACCAAGTAGGACCTCCAAGCGTTGGACCAGAAGCCGTTCCTCGAGGTCACGAAGCGGTGCCAGTCGTCCACGTCCTCGTAGAGCATCCACTTCAACCAGCTCTTGCCGTCGCTCACCGCCCCGGGGACGTAGGGGTAGATTATGTTCCAACCGCCGAAGTAGTCGCCGTAGCTGCCGCCGTTCATGCCCACCCTAACTTCGTAGAAGCTCCCCCTCGGCACTTCCGGCCACAGCCAGAAGTTCCATACCACCCTTTGACTGAGCCAAGTGCTGTTTAGTACTATGCCGTTCCTCTGGGCGTTGATTATGCCGGCCCTTACGGTCTCAGCCGCCTTCCAGAGCGGCGTACAAGTCACCACGCCGGGCTCCCCGTTCAGCGGCGCGCCGTAGATGGTCGACTTGACCACTTGTAAGCCCTTGACTATGGTTGCATTTATTTGGCCCACCAGCGGCAAGCAGCCGTCGCTATTGGAGTAGTCGTAGAGCTGCGGGAAGCTGATCCTCGGTCTGCCCAAGCGGTAGGGGTACCAGTACAGCATGTACACCTTCGCCTTCTCTTTGCCAGCCCCGGCTACGTATGCGTAGAGCCCGTGCGCGTCGGGCTCGAGCGTGTAAGCGTAAACCGGAGGGCACTGAGCCGCGTCGTAGGCCTCGAAGCACTGGAACGCCGTCTGCAAGCTGTCGAAGCTGTCTCCGTACACGGTTACGTTGTATATCACTCCGGAGAACGCTGCCATGGTCTCTTCGTCTATGTTGTAGTCGTAGTACCTGCTTGCGTCCGATATCACGAAGGCCGGAGTATTACCGTTAAACAACTCGTACATTAAGGAAGCTAGGCCCCCTCCACTGCTAACTTGGTTTATCTCACTCAGAACGTCGCCCAAGACCGGGGAGGGCGGCAACGAGCCCTCGAGCGTTTCCAAGGACTTGACGTATACCTCCCACTTATCGGTGGCGTTGTTGAAGGTGGCGACTATCATGTACTTCTTCCCGGGGACCAGCGTGGTGGGTGCCACAGCCTTGGGTATTATCCTATAGCCGTAATTAGTTATCTGGAACAGCGCCGGCGCGCCTCTGTAAATCGCCAGCATCCAGCCAGTGCCAGTAGTTGGGTCCGTTTGGTAAGCTATGGGGAACAGCCAGTAGCCGACGTAAGGCGCTCTGATGAAGAAGCTGTCGTCACGCCAAGTGGGGTCTATGTAGTAGTTCAGCTGGTCCTCGTCGGCGAAGTTGAAGGCCCCGTCCCACCTCACTACGGCCACCACGCTGAAGGAGTTCCTGTTCGCGACGAAGTTAAGCTTGTTCTGCGGGTCATCGAACACAACTCCGGTCATGGTGAAGGCGTAGCCGGGGAAGTTCCAAGTCCAAGAGTAGCTATCTAGCTCCACCCTCGCTCCGTAGAAGTCAACGTAGACCGGGAACACCTCCCTCGGGTCGGAGGCGCCGTTCTCCCCTACCAGTACGGTGAGCGTCACCTTTCCGCCGGCCGGCAAGTAGGGCACCTTGACCCAGACGTAGCCGTCGCTCCTCGCGGGCCCATTCCTTTGTACGGGGACGCTGGTGCAGTTGCCCACGACGGTCTCGTAGCAGAACTTCACGGGCGCGCCCAGCTCGTCTATGATGGTTATGGGGGTGGCGTTCAGCTGTGCCGGTAACTTGACCCTAATCACTTGGTCGAACAGCGCCTCGGAGTTGGGGTTCTCTATGGTTATCTTATAGCTCCTAACGGTGCTGTCCACCGGATACTGGAGGCCCAAGAACTTCAGCCCGGAGGCCGTGGTAACATTGACCGCGTAGGTGGTAGTTAGGTTGGCGGCGGGGGCGTAACAGACGTCGTAGCCGCTGAAGCTCGCGCACGGGTAGGCCAGCCCGGGGAACTTTACCTCGTGCTCTAAGATCTTGCCGTCGAACGGGGTCCCGTCGGAGCCCTTGGGGTACTGCCCGGCTATGCCTAGGTAAAGGCAGACCACCGCGCTGTACTGGACCAAGGAGTCCGGCCTCATTGGCGCGGGGGCGGTGAAGTTGAACGTTAGGACTCCGGAGCTCCTCCACAAGGGCTTCTCGGCGGTTAAGTTAGTGAAGGTGTAGCTCCAAGGCAAGTAGGAGCCGGCGCTCCAGCTCACTTGGTATACTTGCGGCGTGGAAGTTATCCTCATTACCGTTATGTTCCTCAGGTACACGTAGTCCAAGTAGTACCTCAAGGGGCTGCTCGCCGGGGCGGCCTTCTCCACTATATCTTTGAGGTCTATGACTACGCTGGTGGGCACGTAGTTCCTAGTCCCGCTGAACTCTGGGTTCAGTATTAGCGCAATTTGGTAGGCGTAGTTGTCGCCTACCACGGTCTTGGGCGGAGGGCATATGTACTGCAGCGGGTTAACGTTCCCCCCGGCCAGCACCGTTATCGGGCCTATTGAGAACACCGTGGTAGTTTGCTGGATCGTGGTCTGCTGGAGGACGCCGCCCGTGGTCTTTAAGCAGTCGTCCACCTCTTTCCACCCCACGCCTTCTATCAACATCCTGACCGAGTAGACCTTATCTCCCTCTCCCAAGTTGATAACCAAGGCTGCTGGTATCTTGAGCGTACCAAACTCTTTGTATATCGGCTCGTAGTTGTGCTGGCAAGCGCTAGTTACTTTAGTGTTGCTAGAAATCCACTTGTCCTTAGTGTAAATCTTCGAGACGTTCGACGTCCCCGAGCTCATGTAGACTTGAATGGCCTTCACGTATTGGCAGAAGGCCGGTATGTCGTTGGTCTTTATCACTAGGACTGGGCCCTCGGCCCAGGGGTCCTTCTTAATGAACACGTAACACGCGGACAAGCTCTGAGCCACGCTCGTGGCCAGCTGCTGCCTCTGGACCGCTTGAACGGTCTTCTCGCTTATCGCTACTTGTTTGCTGAGCACGTTTACCATTAGAACTACAGCCGCCAGCAGTATGCTAACTATCACTATGAGCGCTATTAGCCCCGCTACCCCGCCCTTCTTTACTTCCGTCACTGTAAAGCCACCGTAGGACCGCTGTGCCGACGAGAGTTTTAATGGAGGAATTGCCGTTTTCGTACGGAAACACTTGCTGGCACTCCTAAAGCTCGGTTAAAGGCGGCGGAGGGGGAGCTCGCGCTTGAAGAGGGCTCAGAGCGAGCTGCTGGCGGCGATGCTGCTAGCAGCCATAGTGCTGGGGGCCCTCACTTGGTTGGTGGCCCAGTGGGAGAAAGGGGTCGGGAACTTGATCAAGAGGGTAAACGAAGTGACCGTCCGTTCCGCCAAGCTCTCTATAAGGATAGACTGCAGCGGGAACTACCTCGTCTTCCTAGACCCTACGGTCCCTTCCGTCATTGACGCCGAGTCCACAGAGTATAACAACTTACGCTACTGTTACGCGGAACTGGGAGCTAGCTCCTACAAGGCCTACTTCGTCCTGCCCTTCTATTGCAACGGGGAGCCCAGCGCCTACTTCATCTTCGGCACTTTCTCGAGGAATCCAGTAGACAACGTGACTTTGTACACCTTTAAGCCCTCATCGTCCAGCGCCGTAGTGCCTCAAGTGGCCTGCGACAAGATAAACTTCATGCCTTTCGCGACTTTACACATAGTCTTTCCCGACTCAAGCGAGAAGGTGGTTTCTTGCTTCACTAACATAACTTTGGTCAACGGCGAGTACTTGTGGGGTGTGTCCTCATGCGTAGGGGCCTAGGCGCTCTGGAAGTGGCGATACTGAGTGCGGTGACCGTGGTCGCGGCGGCGCTGTTGGGCTCCGCGCTCTTGCGCCCGCCGGCGGAGCCGCAAACGCCAGCGCTCGTAGAGGTGGAAGCGGCAGTGGCCCTAGGGCCTCAGAAGGACTCGGCGGGTCAGACGGTGAGCGCGTCTCAGCAGTGCTCGGAGCTGGCGTCCGCGCTCTACGCCGAGGGCCTCCTATCGTCAAAGAAGATCATCGAAATTGGAAACTCCGGCGCGACCTACGCTTACGCAGTCCTAATACGCGTGATGAGCCCCGGGGAGGTGAAGGGGGTGAAGCTCAGCAGCTTGGAGACCGGACAAACCCTATTCGTCGCTCAGAAGAGGGTGGCGCTCTCCCCCGGGAGGTACTTGTTGTGCGTCTATCGCGACAAGTACTACCCGAGCTCAGTGGTGGAGCTCCTCGGGGCCTCTGAGGTGTGCGTCAGCTGCGCAGTGCGCTGAGGACTTTTTGTATCTCCTCCTCGCTTATGGGCCCCCTCCTCAAGACCTTTACCTTCTTACCCTCTACCTCGACCACAGTTGACGGCGTGCCCTCGACGGGGCCCATGTCTATTAACAAGTCGGCCTCCACGGTCACCTCTTCCGCGCTCTTGGGACTCTTGCCCCCGCTCAGGTTGGCAGAAGTGACCGCCAAGGGGCCCACGAGCTCCAAGAGCTTGAGCGCGAACGGGTGGGCGGGCACCCTCACCCCGACCTTGCCCGTCCCCGCGGTGACGGCCTCGGGGAGCCAAGGCTTGGCCTTCACCACTATGGTCAGAGGCCCGGGCCAGAAGGCCTTGGCCAGAGCCTCCGCCGCCTCGTCGAACTCGCCGACCTCCCGGTGCCTCCCCAAGGGCGTCTGCACGGGTAAGGGCTTGTCCCTCGGCCTCCTCTTGGCCTCGTATATCTTCTCCGCGAACTCCAGCTTAGACGCTATGCCGTAGACGGTCTCAGTAGGGATGATTACGAGCCCCCCGGACTCCAAAACTTCCTTCGCCTCGATTAAGGCCCTCCGAACATCCTCCTCGCTCCTAGGCCTGAGGACCCTCAACTCCCTCCCTTGTAGTTGAACTCGAACGAAGGGGTTTTTTGTTGCCTCTCCCTCAGAGCCCTCTCAGCCATAATTATTGCCAAGTAATAGAGCACGAACATGGGTATGCCTATCGCCAGCATGCTTATCCCGGTCCCTCCGGGGGTTATTACAGCGGCCAAGAACATTATCGCGAGGAACGCGATTCTCAAGTTCCTCCCCTTGAGCTGTTCCGGCCTCAAGAGCCCCAACAAGACCAAGTAGTAAACCACTATAGGCAGCAAGAAAGAGAGGCCGGTTATTATAGCCGTCATGACGGCGAACTCTATTATGTCGGAGAGGCACCAGATGCTCTGGGCGCCGGCGGCTTGGCCGAAGAACACCACGAGCTCGAAGCCGAAGGGGACCACGACGGTGAAGGCGAACAGCTCGCCGAGCAAGAACAGCCCGAAGGTGGCTAGGACCCCGTTGCGGAGCATCCTCCTCTCGTGCTCGTGGAGCGCGGGCCACAAGTAGCACAAGAACTGGTATATTATATAGGGGGCAGAAATCACCAGGGCGCCCCAAATTATAACCATGACGTAGGCGTTGAACAAGCTCTCAGCGTGACATATTACGGGCTTAACCCCCATGTGCATAATTGCCAACGTTATTATTCTGAGGAGCGCAACCATCGCCGGTACGTAGCCTATCCACTTTATCAGCTCCGCTATGTACTGGGCCCCTACGGCGTTGCCCACGTCCTCGGGGCTGCAGTACAAGTGCATGAGGGGACACGTGACCCAGTTTATGGGGAAGAGGGCCACTAAGAGTAAGGCTAAGAAGAAGGCGACTATGGACCTCCTTATAGTCTTTAACAACTCCTCCAAGTGGTAGGTGATGTCTTCTACCCTCTCCGCCTCTTCAACGTTGCACTCGAAGGGGGACTTCAGCTTCTTTATCAATGACTTCAACGCTTCCGTGTCCCAGCCCCTTGGGGGCTAGCTAGATTTAGGCTTGCGGGTCGGTCGAGGCTCTCCGTTCACCGCCTCACCCCTTACGAGCTACCTCATCCCCGCGGGCGCCTCAAAAGCTCTCGTCCGGCCCCTCGGGGGGCGGGCGTTGAAGGTAGTTGTGGGGAGCGCCAACCTCGTCAAGGTGAGAGCCGTAAAGGAGGCCTTGGAAGAGCTGGGGATAGAGGCGGAGGTGGAGGCCTTAGAAGTCCCCAGCGGGGTGCCCCCGCTCCCAGTGGGGGAGGAGGTCTTCCGGGGGGCGGAGAACAGGGCCTCGGCCGCCGCCGAGCGCGGCGACGTAGGAGTGGGCTTGGAGTCTGGACTCTTCCTCTTGAATGGGAAGTTGTTCATGATATCGGTGGCAGCCGTGAAGGCAGAGGGACTCCACTTCGGCCTGTCCCCAGGCTTCGAGCTGCCGGAGTCGTGGGCCCCTAAGGTACTGAAGGACACGTCGGAATTCTACAAGATGATGGAGGCGTACGGGGGGAGGGAGTTGGGGAAGGGGAAAGGGTTGGTGGGGGTCCTCACGAAGGGCGTGGTGACGAGGAAGGACTTCTGTAAGATGGCCGTCATAATGGCGTTTTCAAAGGCGTTTAACGAGGTTTGGCGGTAGTCGAACATAATATCAGACCAGCGTCTTAACTCCGCCTCCCCTTAGAGGGCGCGGAGCGGTGAAACCTTGGTCGGCATAGCGGGCTGGGGGGCCTACGTGCCCCTCTACAGAGTCTCCACAGAAGAGATAGCGCTTCACTGGGGCTCCGACCCTAAGGTCCCCTTATCCTTGGGCGTGAAGGAGAAGTCCGTCGCGGGGCCTGACGAGGACTCGGTAACCATAGCGTGGGAGGCCGCGGTAAACGCCTTGACGAGGGCCCAAGTGGACCCTAAAGACGTAGGGATGGTCTTCATAGGCTCCGAGTCCAAGCCCTACGCGGTCAAGCCCTCCTCCACGATAATTGCCGACGCCCTAGGGATAGCTCCAGAGACCATGGCAGTGGACGCGGAGTTCGCTTGCAGGGCAGCAAGCGAGGGCTTGCGCCACGCGCTGGTCTTGGTGAGCGAGGGGGCGGTGAGGCACGCGTTGATAATAGGGACCGACACCGCCCAAGGGGCGCCCGGGGACGTCTTGGAGTACACGGCCGCCTCCGGCGGGGCGGCCTTCGTGGTCTCCAACGAAAACGTCGTCGCCAACTTCCTCGACGCCTACACCTTCGTTACCGATACCCCGGACTTCTGGAGGCGCGACGGGAGCCAGTTCCCCGCCCACGGGGAGGGCTTCACCGGGGAGCCGGCCTACTTCTACCACTTGTACAACGCCATAAAAGAGCTGATGGAGAGGAACTCGTTAAAGCCCTCGGACGTGGCCTACTTCGTCCCCCACCAGCCCAACGTGAGGTTCCCCATGAAGCTGGCGAAGATGTTGGGCTTCAAGAGGGAACAGCTAATGATAGGCTTGACCACAGCTGACATAGGGAACACCTACAACGCCTCTGCCTTCCTAGGGATGACGAGGGTACTCGACAACGCGTCGCCGGGCGACTTGGTGCTGATGGCGCCGTTCGGCTCGGGGGCGGGGGCGGACGCTTACCTCTTCGAGGTTACGGACAGGGTGGAGGAGGCCAAGGCCTTGGCGCCCACCACGCAGAGCTACATAGAGAGGAGGAAGGTTATAGACTACGCGACCTACTTGCGGTTCAGGAACAAGATAAAGAAGTTGGCGAGGTGAGGCCGTTGTACGTCTGCTCGGCCAACGTGGTGAAGGTCGATAGGCACTACGACAAGAGCTCTTCTGCCTTGGCCGTGGAGGCCCTCGCGCCGGTGGTGGAGGCGTGCGGCGAGCCCGACGCGCTGGTAGTTAGCACTTACTTGTCCCGCTACCAAGAGTCCTTCGGCAACTTGGGAGCGCTCTTGGCCGAGTACTTGGGCTTCAAGGGGGAGGTGTACGAGGTCTCCGCCGGGGAGGCCTCGGGGGGCGCGGCGGTGGCTCTCGCATACAAGCTCGTTAGGTCGGGCCTCAAGAGGGTACTGGTAGTGGGGGTGGACAAGACTAACGACTTCCAGTCAAAGAAGGCCGTGAAACACTTACAAACCCTCTTAAGTCCTTACGAGTCCTTCTACGGCCTGACCTACGCCGGCGCCCACGCGCTCGCTGCCTCCTTGTACATGAAGGAGTTCAACGTCAGTAGGGAGGAGCTCGCCCACTGGGCGGTGGTCATGCACGACAACGCCACCGCCGTGCCCCACGCACAGCTGAGGTTCCCGGTGACGGTCGAGAAGGTCTTGAACTCCAACTCCGTAGCGGAGCCCTTGAAGCTCTTGGACTCTCACCCGTTCAGCGACGGGGCCGCGGCGGTCATGCTTACTTCCGAGACCTCGCCAGTAGCCTTGGAAGTCGCGGCAGCTTCGTCCAAACTGACTTTGGCAGAGAGGGACTTAACTTTCATGGAAAGCGCCAAGGCGGCGATGGAGGCCTTGGGGAACCCGGAGCCGGAGGCGGTGGAGGTCCACGACCCCTTCAGCGTGGCCGGCGTCATAGCGCTCGAGTCCTTAGGCCTCGCCCCTAGGGGGAAGGGCATTAAGTACTTGTTAGAGAACGCCCACTCGGTCAACCCCTCTGGGGGGTTGAAGGCGA containing:
- the tatC gene encoding twin-arginine translocase subunit TatC, translating into MKSLIKKLKSPFECNVEEAERVEDITYHLEELLKTIRRSIVAFFLALLLVALFPINWVTCPLMHLYCSPEDVGNAVGAQYIAELIKWIGYVPAMVALLRIITLAIMHMGVKPVICHAESLFNAYVMVIIWGALVISAPYIIYQFLCYLWPALHEHERRMLRNGVLATFGLFLLGELFAFTVVVPFGFELVVFFGQAAGAQSIWCLSDIIEFAVMTAIITGLSFLLPIVVYYLVLLGLLRPEQLKGRNLRIAFLAIMFLAAVITPGGTGISMLAIGIPMFVLYYLAIIMAERALRERQQKTPSFEFNYKGGS
- a CDS encoding DUF84 family protein; the encoded protein is MKVVVGSANLVKVRAVKEALEELGIEAEVEALEVPSGVPPLPVGEEVFRGAENRASAAAERGDVGVGLESGLFLLNGKLFMISVAAVKAEGLHFGLSPGFELPESWAPKVLKDTSEFYKMMEAYGGRELGKGKGLVGVLTKGVVTRKDFCKMAVIMAFSKAFNEVWR
- a CDS encoding hydroxymethylglutaryl-CoA synthase; the encoded protein is MVGIAGWGAYVPLYRVSTEEIALHWGSDPKVPLSLGVKEKSVAGPDEDSVTIAWEAAVNALTRAQVDPKDVGMVFIGSESKPYAVKPSSTIIADALGIAPETMAVDAEFACRAASEGLRHALVLVSEGAVRHALIIGTDTAQGAPGDVLEYTAASGGAAFVVSNENVVANFLDAYTFVTDTPDFWRRDGSQFPAHGEGFTGEPAYFYHLYNAIKELMERNSLKPSDVAYFVPHQPNVRFPMKLAKMLGFKREQLMIGLTTADIGNTYNASAFLGMTRVLDNASPGDLVLMAPFGSGAGADAYLFEVTDRVEEAKALAPTTQSYIERRKVIDYATYLRFRNKIKKLAR
- a CDS encoding thiolase C-terminal domain-containing protein; translated protein: MYVCSANVVKVDRHYDKSSSALAVEALAPVVEACGEPDALVVSTYLSRYQESFGNLGALLAEYLGFKGEVYEVSAGEASGGAAVALAYKLVRSGLKRVLVVGVDKTNDFQSKKAVKHLQTLLSPYESFYGLTYAGAHALAASLYMKEFNVSREELAHWAVVMHDNATAVPHAQLRFPVTVEKVLNSNSVAEPLKLLDSHPFSDGAAAVMLTSETSPVALEVAAASSKLTLAERDLTFMESAKAAMEALGNPEPEAVEVHDPFSVAGVIALESLGLAPRGKGIKYLLENAHSVNPSGGLKARGHPVGATGVYQVAEGFLAITSGLGKLGKVSSFLAHSSNLMGATTYLTYMREV